The following are encoded together in the Lactuca sativa cultivar Salinas chromosome 1, Lsat_Salinas_v11, whole genome shotgun sequence genome:
- the LOC122194380 gene encoding disease resistance protein RPP2A-like, which translates to MGRFLIREESPDKPGERSRLWCHEETFKVLKQKKGTENVLGLTLDMRMLVKEKLDGSLELKTDALSKMDRLMLLQLNYVQITGSYKNFPEELRWLCMHGFPLKFIPSDLPMENLVVLDLSYSNIESFGICCSYPQRLHRRLTQWIGSFSKDKWLLGSLKILNLSSCEQLRSLGGFDHLPVLEKLILRGCIGLFDVCESIEQCVELFFVDLSYCSKLQKLPRSLGMLKKVKTLLLVGCNLGESRIGIVDIHTSTCSSVVPSTVVEAIPNYSKFFTIYLPTSLVSLSLANNNLSTESFPMDFSCLSMLKDYI; encoded by the exons atgggaagattcttAATACGTGAAGAATCACCTGATAAGCCTGGGGAACGAAGTAGATTATGGTGTCATGAGGAGACATTCAAAGTGTTGAAACAAAAAAAG GGTACAGAAAATGTTCTTGGCCTCACCCTTGACATGAGAATGCTTGTGAAAGAGAAGTTAGATGGATCACTTGAGTTGAAAACAGATGCATTGAGTAAGATGGATAGACTGATGCTTCTACAACTCAATTATGTGCAAATAACTGGCTCTTACAAGAATTTTCCAGAAGAATTAAGATGGTTGTGTATGCATGGGTTCCCTTTGAAGTTTATACCATCGGACTTGCCAATGGAGAATTTGGTTGTTCTTGACCTGTCGTATAGCAATATTGAATCGTTTGGCATTTGTTGTAGCTATCCACAACGACTTCATAGGAGGCTAACG CAATGGATTGGATCGTTCTCAAAAGACAAATGGTTGCTTGGATCATTGAAGATTCTTAATTTAAGTTCCTGTGAACAACTTCGTAGTCTTGGTGGCTTTGACCACCTCCCTGTACTTGAGAAGTTAATACTTAGAGGTTGCATTGGTTTGTTTGATGTTTGTGAATCAATTGAGCAATGTGTTGAACTTTTTTTCGTTGATCTGAGCTACTGCAGCAAGCTTCAAAAACTTCCAAGAAGCTTAGGCATGCTAAAAAAAGTTAAAACACTATTGCTAGTTGGTTGTAATCTTGGTGAATCTCGAATTGGGATTGTAGATATACACACATCAACCTGTTCATCTGTCGTTCCATCTACCGTTGTGGAGGCTATACCAAATTATTCAAAGTTCTTTACAATCTATTTACCGACATCTTTAGTTAGCTTGTCACTTGCTAATAATAATTTGTCAACCGAATCCTTTCCCATGGACTTTAGTTGCCTGTCAATGTTAAAGGATTATATCTAG
- the LOC111916352 gene encoding disease resistance protein RPV1 — translation MVELHEISEGSSSSSSTHGRGYDVFLSFRGVDTRNSFTNHLYNALMHANITTFLDDEEIETGEDLKPELESAIKLSKASVVVLSRNYATSTWCLDELVLILEQRRTSKHLVIPIFYHVEPTHVRKQQSSFGDAMDKHRQKMEAEIDENKKIQWAQKMDRWNKALIEVADLKGKDANGRIEVELIDEIVNDIFRKLRIPSRFPLPQLIGMGNSIEFVTSWLKDASSHTTNLLTILGLGGMGKTSLAKYVYALHFHEFDTSSFIENITGRCDEKYNGILDVQKQLYNDILKRSSVQVHEVSTYTSMIENAVAHKKVFLVLDDIGSLDQLDALLGSKGFHPGTKIMITTKNAWLTKSCALFKRNIKPKYVEHKLEGLSMIESKKLLSYHAFMCNDPKVGYEEVSEKLVEYCEGHPMALKVLGRSLHNRDVTYWEGYIDELKKENIPPISNALRMSFDSLPLKMIRTCLSISLVFLLEWIKILPKQY, via the exons ATGGTTGAACTCCATGAGATTTCAGAaggatcttcatcttcttcatcaactCATGGTCGTGGATATGACGTATTTTTAAGTTTCAGAGGTGTTGACACTCGTAATAGTTTCACTAATCACCTTTATAATGCTCTCATGCATGCCAACATCACTACCTTCTTAGATGATGAAGAGATTGAAACAGGGGAAGATCTGAAACCAGAATTGGAGAGTGCAATTAAATTATCCAAGGCTTCTGTTGTTGTGTTGTCCAGGAACTATGCTACTTCCACATGGTGTCTTGATGAACTGGTGCTGATCCTTGAGCAACGTAGGACATCCAAACATCTTGTAATTCCCATCTTTTATCATGTGGAGCCCACCCATGTCAGGAAACAACAAAGTAGCTTTGGAGATGCAATGGATAAGCATAGACAAAAGATGGAGGCAGAGAtagatgaaaataaaaaaattcaatgGGCTCAAAAGATGGACAGATGGAATAAGGCACTTATAGAAGTTGCTGATTTAAAAGGGAAAGATGCCAATGGCAG GATAGAGGTGGAGCTTATTGATGAAATTGTCAACGACATCTTCCGTAAATTACGAATACCCTCAAGGTTTCCACTGCCACAACTTATTGGGATGGGCAATTCCATTGAATTCGTCACTTCATGGTTGAAAGATGCATCTTCACATACAACAAATCTACTCACTATATTGGGTCTGGGTGGGATGGGGAAGACGTCTTTAGCCAAATATGTCTATGCATTACATTTTCATGAATTTGACACAAGCAGTTTCATTGAAAATATCACTGGGAGATGTGATGAAAAATATAATGGGATTCTTGATGTACAAAAACAACTCTATAATGACATTTTAAAACGAAGTTCAGTTCAAGTTCATGAGGTTTCTACATACACATCAATGATAGAGAATGCAGTAGCTCATAAAAAAGTGTTTCTAGTTCTAGATGATATTGGTAGTCTTGACCAATTAGATGCATTACTTGGAAGCAAAGGTTTTCATCCTGGAACCAAAATcatgataacaacaaaaaatGCATGGTTGACCAAGAGTTGTGCACTTTTCAAAAGGAACATTAAACCCAAGTATGTGGAGCACAAGCTTGAAGGCTTATCTATGATTGAATCAAAAAAACTGTTGTCTTATCATGCATTTATGTGCAATGATCCCAAGGTAGGTTATGAAGAGGTGTCAGAAAAGCTAGTAGAGTATTGTGAAGGACATCCAATGGCTCTTAAAGTTTTGGGTAGGTCTCTACACAATCGTGATGTAACTTATTGGGAGGGGTACATAGATGAACTAAAGAAAGAAAACATTCCCCCTATAAGTAATGCATTGAGAATGAGCTTTGACTCTTTGCCATTAAAAATGATAAGGACTTGTTTAAGCATATCGCTTGTTTTTTTGTTGGAATGGATAAAGATATTGCCGAAACAATATTAA
- the LOC111915816 gene encoding disease resistance protein Roq1, giving the protein MVELHEISKGSSSSSSTHGRGYDVFLSFRGVDTHNSFTSHLYNSLMHANITTFLDDEEIEAGEDLKPELESAIKSSKASVIVLSRSYVASTWCLDELVMIPKQHMKSNHVVIPIFYHVEPTHVRKQQSSFGDAMDKHRQKMVAETDENKKCQWAQKMVRWSNALREVVDLKGKDANGRQKFIYDDSNDVINLVKEQLSFLDGLLWFLPNKMSGKRRR; this is encoded by the exons ATGGTTGAGCTCCATGAAATTTCAAAAGGATCTTCGTCTTCTTCATCAACTCATGGTCGTGGATATGATGTATTTTTAAGTTTTAGAGGTGTCGACACTCATAATAGTTTCACTAGTCACCTTTATAATTCTCTCATGCATGCCAATATCACTACCTTCTTGGATGATGAAGAGATTGAAGCAGGGGAAGATCTGAAACCAGAATTGGAGAGTGCAATTAAATCATCCAAGGCTTCTGTTATTGTGTTGTCCAGGAGCTATGTTGCTTCAACATGGTGTCTTGATGAATTGGTTATGATCCCCAAGCAACATATGAAATCCAATCATGTTGTAATCCCCATCTTTTATCATGTTGAGCCCACCCATGTTAGAAAGCAACAAAGTAGCTTTGGAGATGCAATGGATAAGCATAGACAAAAGATGGTAGCAGAGACAgatgaaaataaaaaatgtcaATGGGCTCAAAAGATGGTCCGATGGAGTAATGCACTTAGAGAAGTTGTTGATTTAAAAGGAAAGGATGCAAATGGCAG GCAG AAGTTCATATATGATGATAGTAATGATGTAATTAATTTAGTAAAAGAGCAGCTTAGTTTTTTGGATGGTCTTTTGTGGTTCTTACCAAATAAGATGTCAGGCAAGAGGCGGCGTTAA